From the genome of Elusimicrobiota bacterium, one region includes:
- a CDS encoding DUF1788 domain-containing protein → MGRIEDLSQRYYSHISAPWQRNLAGAQKTIFVVYDKDDERKLRARLEEFETRTVEAGHPWKSFDFTPVFAKWMSNMDYRESYFEEPDDLSMKLQIEFVRYAAEELRKILSAPDVTEDTVIGVYGVASLFGFTKVSLVLKEVEQSIKGRLVLFFPGEYENNNYRLLDARDGWNYLAVPITLHGGVTIK, encoded by the coding sequence ATGGGACGTATTGAAGATTTATCGCAACGATACTACAGCCACATTTCAGCACCGTGGCAGCGGAATCTTGCCGGGGCTCAGAAAACTATTTTTGTCGTTTACGATAAAGATGATGAACGAAAACTCCGCGCCAGGTTGGAAGAATTTGAAACACGCACTGTTGAAGCCGGACATCCGTGGAAATCTTTTGATTTCACGCCGGTGTTTGCGAAATGGATGTCCAATATGGATTACAGGGAGTCGTATTTTGAAGAGCCAGACGATTTATCCATGAAATTACAGATAGAATTCGTCCGCTATGCTGCTGAAGAACTGCGCAAGATTCTCAGCGCTCCAGATGTTACCGAGGACACTGTTATCGGCGTCTATGGAGTGGCAAGCCTCTTTGGATTTACCAAGGTTTCATTGGTACTCAAAGAAGTGGAGCAGAGCATAAAAGGCCGGCTTGTCTTATTTTTCCCTGGAGAATACGAGAATAATAACTACAGACTACTTGATGCCCGGGACGGGTGGAATTATTTAGCGGTTCCTATTACTCTACATGGTGGGGTGACAATAAAATGA
- the brxC gene encoding BREX system P-loop protein BrxC: MKNSEIFQRDPSTAKLLNDGVAAVSEGATKKEIDTLRYELEHFVCEGQYKGGMIRALESFIGNVGSPVQPAAWVSGFFGSGKSHLLKMLRHLWVDTQFSDGATARGLVRLPSEVADLFKELSTVGKRHGGLHAASGTLPSGGGASVRLTVLGIALKSKDLPESLPQARFCIWLKKNGFYDTVKKSVETAGKDFNRELQDLYVSPLLAKALLSADPAFAPDEKQARATLRAQFPVVNDITTAEFVQTIREALTCEGQIPCTIIVLDEVQLYIGDSTQRSTDVQEVAEALCKQTDSRVLLIGAGQTALAGSVPLLQRLRGRFTIPIELSDLDVETVTRRVVLAKKADKIKAVQECLATHAGEIDRQLASTSIAVRSEDRNIIVDDYPLLPVRRRFWEHALRAADVPGTTAQLRTQLRIVHDAVSETADKPLGTVVPADYIFEQLQPDLLRTGILLREIDESIRKFDDGTVDGRLKRRLCGLIFLIRKLPRTSGVDIGVRATAEMLADLLVSDLSSDGAVLRRDVPRILQKLVDDGKLIKLDEEYSLQTRESSEWEREFRNRQARLNGDPTAVSGKRAALFAAALDKSVGGIKLLHGKSKEPRKLVLHYGDIAPVAKGHEIPVWIRDGWGDSENSVLNQARAAGADSPIVFVFIPKASPEDLKKIIVDCEAVKSALDFKGVPNTDEGREAQNAMKARLQETEARRDELVRQIVNGSKVFQGGGTEAFGVELRDKVRDTAEASLDRLFPNFREADHDRWNGVINQAKNGAEDALKMVGFNDKPEKHPVCAAILSTVGAGKKGKEVRTIFEESPYGWSRDSVDAGLILLHTAGHLRALHNGANLGIGQLDQAKVSVTEFRVESVNIDAAQKIKLRKLFQSAEIQCRPGEELSKADQFLTKLFDVANLAGGDAPLPERPPLARIEALKGLAGNELLSAILTQYDALSKDLKEWSGKAELSAKRLPAWETLEKLLDHGIPGAEIEDLRKQAAAINADRRLLDGTDPVPPVHKAAVKLLREAVNRALSGYDVVFKKQMELLETNDNWKKLKAVQQKEILAGACITAAPKLDMGDDDALLKCLEACPLDSWKVKTTALPQQFIQALLAATKLLEPKAQHVHLTSSTLKTPEDVKAWLVQKEKELLAHIKKGPVVIS; the protein is encoded by the coding sequence ATGAAAAACAGCGAAATATTTCAACGCGATCCATCAACAGCCAAGCTATTAAACGATGGCGTTGCCGCGGTATCAGAAGGCGCGACCAAGAAAGAAATTGACACCCTGCGTTACGAGCTGGAGCATTTTGTATGCGAGGGGCAATATAAGGGAGGAATGATCCGTGCACTAGAGTCCTTTATCGGCAATGTGGGGTCGCCAGTCCAGCCGGCGGCGTGGGTAAGCGGATTTTTCGGAAGCGGCAAATCCCACCTATTAAAGATGTTGCGGCACCTTTGGGTGGATACACAATTCTCAGACGGAGCCACGGCTCGCGGATTAGTTCGCCTTCCGTCAGAGGTAGCTGACCTTTTCAAAGAACTTAGCACTGTCGGTAAGCGCCATGGTGGCCTTCATGCCGCCTCTGGCACACTGCCTTCCGGTGGGGGAGCCAGCGTACGGCTAACCGTGCTTGGGATAGCCCTCAAATCCAAAGACCTTCCGGAGTCTTTGCCGCAGGCCCGTTTCTGCATCTGGCTTAAGAAAAACGGCTTCTATGACACGGTGAAAAAGAGCGTAGAAACTGCGGGGAAGGACTTTAATCGTGAACTTCAGGACCTTTACGTCAGCCCGCTATTGGCAAAAGCACTGCTCTCAGCCGACCCCGCTTTTGCCCCGGACGAAAAACAGGCCCGGGCAACTTTACGGGCGCAGTTCCCGGTAGTAAACGACATAACAACAGCAGAATTCGTTCAAACAATCCGCGAAGCCTTGACATGCGAAGGACAAATACCCTGCACAATCATAGTGCTAGACGAAGTCCAACTCTATATTGGAGACAGCACGCAGCGTTCAACCGATGTCCAGGAAGTTGCAGAAGCTTTATGCAAACAGACTGACAGCCGTGTTCTTCTTATCGGTGCAGGACAGACCGCCTTGGCGGGAAGCGTGCCGCTGCTGCAGCGGCTACGCGGTCGCTTCACTATCCCGATAGAACTATCCGATCTGGATGTTGAAACCGTCACAAGACGGGTAGTCCTTGCCAAAAAAGCAGATAAAATTAAAGCGGTTCAGGAATGTTTGGCCACCCATGCTGGAGAAATAGACCGGCAGCTTGCCAGCACCTCTATTGCCGTACGTTCTGAAGATCGAAACATCATTGTCGATGATTACCCGTTGCTTCCTGTGCGAAGGCGTTTTTGGGAACACGCATTACGCGCGGCGGACGTACCTGGAACCACGGCGCAGCTCCGCACCCAATTACGTATTGTCCACGATGCTGTGAGTGAAACTGCGGACAAACCGCTTGGCACGGTTGTCCCTGCTGATTATATTTTTGAACAGCTCCAGCCCGACCTCCTGCGGACCGGTATACTTCTGCGTGAGATAGACGAATCTATCCGGAAATTTGATGACGGAACCGTTGATGGCCGGCTTAAACGCCGGCTCTGCGGCCTTATATTCCTTATTCGTAAGCTTCCCCGCACCTCCGGTGTGGATATTGGCGTGCGTGCCACAGCAGAAATGTTGGCAGACCTATTGGTCAGCGACCTTAGCAGCGACGGCGCGGTCCTGCGCCGGGATGTGCCGCGCATACTCCAAAAGCTTGTCGATGACGGAAAGCTAATAAAACTGGACGAAGAGTATAGTCTGCAGACCCGTGAAAGCAGTGAGTGGGAGCGGGAATTTCGCAATAGGCAAGCTCGCCTCAACGGCGATCCCACAGCAGTGTCCGGGAAAAGGGCAGCATTGTTCGCAGCCGCTCTGGATAAATCCGTCGGTGGCATCAAACTACTGCATGGGAAAAGCAAGGAACCACGCAAATTAGTTCTTCATTATGGTGACATAGCCCCGGTAGCTAAGGGTCATGAAATTCCGGTCTGGATACGGGACGGCTGGGGTGATAGCGAAAACTCCGTCTTAAATCAAGCTCGCGCCGCCGGCGCTGACAGCCCTATAGTTTTTGTCTTCATTCCTAAGGCCAGCCCCGAAGACTTGAAAAAAATAATTGTAGATTGCGAGGCGGTAAAGTCTGCATTAGACTTCAAAGGCGTGCCAAATACAGATGAGGGGCGAGAGGCACAGAATGCCATGAAAGCCCGCCTGCAGGAAACAGAAGCTCGAAGAGATGAACTAGTCCGCCAGATAGTAAACGGCAGTAAGGTATTCCAAGGCGGTGGGACAGAAGCCTTCGGAGTTGAACTCCGCGACAAAGTCCGAGATACCGCAGAGGCATCTCTTGATCGCCTTTTTCCCAATTTTCGCGAGGCAGACCACGATCGATGGAATGGTGTAATCAACCAAGCCAAAAATGGCGCTGAAGACGCCCTAAAAATGGTCGGCTTTAATGATAAACCAGAGAAACACCCCGTTTGCGCAGCAATACTATCTACTGTCGGCGCCGGCAAAAAAGGCAAAGAAGTCCGGACCATTTTTGAGGAAAGCCCCTATGGGTGGTCGCGGGACTCTGTGGACGCTGGCCTTATTCTTCTACATACAGCAGGCCACTTGCGTGCACTTCACAATGGTGCAAACCTGGGGATTGGCCAGTTGGATCAGGCAAAGGTCTCAGTTACGGAATTCCGTGTTGAGTCAGTAAATATTGATGCCGCGCAGAAAATAAAACTTCGCAAACTTTTCCAATCCGCAGAAATACAATGCAGACCTGGGGAGGAGCTTTCAAAGGCCGATCAATTCCTTACTAAGCTGTTTGATGTCGCTAATCTGGCTGGTGGCGATGCCCCATTGCCGGAGCGGCCACCTTTAGCACGAATTGAGGCGCTCAAAGGTTTAGCCGGCAATGAGCTACTTTCCGCCATCCTTACGCAATATGACGCCCTCTCCAAAGACCTCAAAGAATGGTCTGGCAAAGCGGAGTTGTCGGCAAAACGACTACCTGCTTGGGAAACTCTAGAAAAACTTCTTGATCATGGCATACCGGGAGCGGAAATAGAAGACCTCCGCAAACAAGCTGCAGCTATAAACGCGGACCGCCGCCTGCTTGATGGTACAGACCCTGTGCCGCCTGTCCATAAAGCGGCGGTTAAACTGTTACGGGAAGCGGTAAACCGTGCCCTGTCTGGGTATGACGTGGTTTTCAAGAAGCAGATGGAACTACTGGAGACTAATGATAATTGGAAAAAGCTGAAGGCTGTCCAGCAGAAAGAAATCTTGGCCGGTGCATGTATAACCGCAGCGCCAAAACTGGATATGGGCGACGATGATGCCCTACTAAAATGCCTGGAAGCCTGCCCCTTAGACTCCTGGAAGGTTAAAACCACTGCTCTGCCGCAGCAGTTTATTCAGGCCCTGCTGGCCGCCACAAAACTTCTTGAGCCCAAAGCCCAGCATGTTCATCTGACCAGCTCCACGTTAAAAACGCCTGAGGATGTAAAAGCCTGGCTGGTCCAGAAGGAAAAGGAACTACTGGCCCATATTAAGAAAGGGCCCGTGGTGATTTCATAG
- a CDS encoding N-6 DNA methylase, which produces MPPLPSDLRNKLERAIIDARDVAEAGAEAALKALAVNHHEPFPHQSPEERRLRNHLRAHARQLGDNQDASGRLYISHLVNECAYEHWHRMIFARFLAENDLLIDPTHGVAMSLEECKELADKEKTDLWVYASRCAQQMLPQIFRPDDPLLKVTLAREHRIKLEALLNNLPSAVFKADDSLGWVYQFWQSKKKDEVNGSGEKINSDTLPAVTQLFTEHYMVLFLLHNTLGAWHAGKVLAANPKLADSAKDEDELRRAVALKAVDGYSFDYLRFVRGADGKTGPWRPAAGVFENWPKKASELKVLDPCCGSGHFLAAAFALLFRLRMEEEGTNLATAVNAVLQDNIFGLELDARCTQIAAFNLALSAWKHLGWASLPPLHVACSGIGINASKEQWLKLAKGNETLMFPLGQLWELFQKAPLLGSLINPNALAKVKIGTVIGFNEIRPLLEKAVKLESDGDDETAEMSVTAQGVAKAAEILADHFTLVITNVPYLGRGKQNEVLRKYCEHTHPKAKADLATCFVERCLSFSDALGTTALVTPHSWLFLGTYKHFRKDLLTTSQWDSIARLGPGAFETIGGEVVNVVLATITNVSPLNTHSISSIDVAASNSIDVKNENLKHASLRTLLQKNQLSNPDSCIQTEDRTNNFPLLKDYADVYQGIGTTDNPNYLCSFWEVPVITKDWDLFQYSPEIDGGFSGLSGILKWEQGRGPLNAIPTAHKGLKAYGKQGFAVSVTSGQKFTRFIGFRFDNTIAVLIAKKPQFHNAIGAFLISNDFKNEVKILDQALSVTESSFLKVPFDLSHWEKVAAEKYPHGLPRPFSSDPTQWLFNGHPKGSDQPLHVAVARMLGYKWPRQTGSSFPDCPALGPDDIEKFSDDDGIVCIPSIRGEDTAADRLSTLLAACGINPDRDLDEWLRDSFFEEHCKLFHHRPFILHIWDGRKRDGFHALVNYHKLAGKGGHKLLENLTYAYLGEWISRQRGGVKSGDEGAEDRLAAAIELQKRLESILNGEPPVDIFIRWKPLSKQAIGWEPDINDGIRLNIRPLLASDLPNGRNGAGILRWKPNVKWDKDRGKEPHRPKDEYPWFWNGNDFTGDRVNDCHFTGDQKQKARTKNSVEKK; this is translated from the coding sequence ATGCCGCCTTTACCATCAGACCTTCGCAATAAACTTGAGCGAGCCATTATTGATGCCCGCGACGTGGCAGAGGCAGGCGCCGAAGCCGCGTTGAAGGCTTTGGCTGTTAATCATCACGAACCATTCCCGCATCAAAGCCCGGAGGAGCGCCGGTTGCGCAACCATCTGCGCGCCCACGCGCGCCAACTGGGTGACAACCAGGATGCCAGCGGCCGCCTGTATATTTCACACCTTGTGAACGAGTGCGCTTACGAGCATTGGCACCGGATGATATTCGCGCGGTTCCTGGCAGAAAACGATCTACTTATTGACCCCACGCACGGGGTTGCCATGAGCCTTGAAGAGTGCAAGGAGCTGGCCGACAAGGAAAAAACCGATCTCTGGGTTTATGCAAGCCGCTGCGCCCAGCAGATGCTGCCGCAGATATTCCGGCCGGACGACCCTCTTCTTAAAGTGACATTGGCGCGCGAGCATCGAATCAAGCTGGAGGCCCTATTAAACAACCTCCCGTCTGCCGTATTTAAGGCTGACGACTCCCTTGGCTGGGTGTACCAGTTCTGGCAAAGCAAAAAGAAAGACGAAGTGAACGGCTCTGGTGAGAAAATAAACAGCGATACCTTGCCGGCAGTAACGCAGCTTTTCACCGAGCATTATATGGTGCTCTTCCTGTTGCACAATACCCTTGGCGCTTGGCATGCAGGTAAGGTACTGGCTGCAAACCCCAAACTGGCGGATAGTGCTAAAGACGAGGATGAACTGCGGAGGGCTGTGGCCCTGAAAGCGGTTGACGGATATTCCTTTGATTATTTGCGTTTTGTGCGCGGCGCGGATGGTAAAACCGGCCCGTGGCGGCCGGCAGCCGGCGTATTTGAGAACTGGCCTAAGAAAGCCTCGGAGTTAAAAGTATTGGACCCATGCTGCGGGTCGGGACATTTCCTTGCGGCCGCATTTGCCCTGCTTTTCCGTCTTAGAATGGAAGAAGAAGGAACAAATCTGGCAACGGCGGTGAATGCCGTCCTTCAAGATAATATTTTTGGTTTAGAGCTGGATGCGCGTTGCACGCAGATAGCGGCCTTCAACTTGGCCCTTTCTGCCTGGAAGCATTTGGGCTGGGCGAGTTTGCCACCTCTTCACGTAGCATGCTCCGGTATAGGAATAAATGCGTCAAAGGAGCAGTGGTTAAAACTGGCTAAGGGTAATGAGACTTTAATGTTCCCACTGGGGCAGCTATGGGAACTCTTTCAAAAAGCCCCGCTACTTGGAAGTCTTATTAACCCGAACGCATTGGCAAAAGTAAAAATTGGCACAGTAATCGGTTTTAATGAAATTCGTCCACTGTTGGAGAAGGCAGTAAAATTGGAAAGTGATGGGGATGATGAGACGGCGGAAATGTCTGTGACAGCTCAAGGTGTAGCAAAGGCCGCCGAAATTCTGGCGGACCACTTTACGCTTGTAATTACTAATGTCCCATACCTTGGTCGAGGCAAGCAAAATGAGGTATTAAGAAAATACTGTGAGCATACACATCCAAAGGCTAAAGCAGACCTTGCGACTTGCTTCGTAGAACGCTGCTTAAGCTTCTCTGATGCGTTGGGAACAACGGCACTGGTGACACCCCACAGTTGGCTTTTTTTAGGAACATATAAACATTTCCGAAAAGATCTGCTAACCACTTCACAATGGGATTCAATCGCACGGCTTGGCCCTGGTGCTTTTGAAACGATTGGCGGTGAAGTCGTAAATGTGGTGCTGGCGACAATAACAAATGTATCGCCATTAAACACACACTCCATTTCTTCTATCGATGTTGCCGCATCAAATTCAATTGATGTAAAAAATGAAAATCTAAAGCATGCGAGCTTGCGAACCCTACTTCAAAAAAACCAGCTTTCAAATCCTGATTCGTGCATTCAAACAGAAGACAGAACTAATAACTTTCCGCTATTAAAAGATTATGCAGATGTTTATCAAGGCATTGGGACCACTGATAATCCGAACTATCTTTGCTCTTTTTGGGAAGTCCCAGTAATCACCAAAGACTGGGATTTGTTCCAATATTCCCCTGAAATTGATGGTGGATTTTCTGGCTTGTCTGGAATTCTAAAATGGGAACAAGGACGAGGCCCTCTGAACGCAATTCCAACTGCACACAAGGGATTAAAGGCATATGGAAAACAAGGATTTGCTGTAAGCGTAACTAGCGGACAAAAGTTCACTCGGTTTATTGGTTTTCGCTTTGACAATACAATTGCCGTCCTGATTGCAAAAAAACCGCAATTTCATAATGCAATTGGAGCGTTTCTAATTTCTAACGATTTTAAGAACGAAGTTAAAATATTAGACCAAGCATTGAGTGTCACTGAATCATCCTTTCTAAAGGTTCCATTCGATCTGTCACACTGGGAAAAGGTAGCGGCAGAAAAATACCCTCACGGCTTACCCAGGCCTTTTTCCAGTGACCCCACGCAGTGGCTTTTTAACGGGCACCCTAAAGGCTCAGACCAGCCATTGCATGTGGCCGTGGCCCGAATGTTGGGTTATAAATGGCCCCGCCAAACTGGCTCAAGCTTTCCCGACTGCCCGGCCCTGGGCCCGGATGATATTGAAAAGTTCAGTGACGATGATGGCATTGTTTGTATCCCCTCGATCCGGGGAGAGGACACCGCAGCGGACCGCTTATCCACGCTGCTGGCCGCCTGCGGAATAAATCCGGACCGTGATCTTGACGAATGGTTGCGCGATAGCTTCTTTGAAGAACACTGTAAACTGTTCCACCATCGTCCTTTTATCTTGCACATCTGGGATGGGCGCAAACGCGACGGTTTTCACGCTCTGGTAAATTACCATAAATTAGCCGGCAAGGGCGGCCATAAACTTCTTGAAAATCTGACTTACGCTTACCTTGGTGAGTGGATCAGCCGCCAGCGGGGTGGTGTTAAAAGTGGCGACGAGGGGGCCGAAGACCGCTTGGCTGCAGCGATTGAACTTCAGAAACGACTTGAATCCATCCTTAATGGCGAACCGCCTGTTGACATTTTTATCCGCTGGAAGCCTCTGTCCAAGCAGGCCATAGGCTGGGAGCCGGATATAAACGACGGCATACGTCTAAATATTAGGCCGCTCCTGGCCAGTGATCTCCCTAATGGCCGTAATGGTGCCGGTATACTCCGCTGGAAGCCTAACGTGAAATGGGATAAAGACCGAGGCAAAGAACCGCATCGACCAAAAGATGAATACCCTTGGTTTTGGAATGGCAACGATTTTACAGGCGACCGAGTTAATGATTGCCATTTTACAGGTGATCAGAAGCAAAAGGCAAGGACCAAAAATAGTGTTGAAAAAAAATAA
- the pglZ gene encoding BREX-1 system phosphatase PglZ type B → MTQTEREHTTLIEALQKSLSNAGRNAPGEVQPVAILWPDADGQWQPLVEQLRRTMPELLVYGAYTPEQRQGPAIWLRCIIERALAAPALPEKRIPIVYMPKITRQILRAVDECPESLRPLVELQYRGVTWCQRNGRDWTVEAFLVSEESGLGLDVAKDDSTRRAMRGSLPQLAVTSLLRLRGKRLEAEDFDKLMVEDTPRNLLEWLSEPREARERWDHARWTAFCSRCKAEYGFDPERDGEIVAGEKLGLLEDAWTGVWDRFVEAPSLYPGIPSLLRKAKPAILTFKKETWPDENDTAENNLREALCEFTNLPPAEARTTLTKLEIEHAPRRQWVWTQLGMSPLAKSLEYLTTLSERTVSSLGGDSPKTMADLYAQGAYLADDSVLRALAEVRSAEDWRAVSAVIHAIYMPWLQDAAEHFQKLVAANPLPTHDNQTDEIIAESGTCILFVDGLRFDLGVRLSQLSQEHKLRITQNRRWAALPTVTATAKPAVSPIHKKIVGHRLAADFAPEIQDAGQPLISSRFKDMVIGMGFQWLSETEIGKPFNADAKAWTEYGEFDKLGHTMQAKLATQVSNHLELLINRIDSLIDAGWKQVRVVTDHGWLMVPSGLPSMVLPKYLVESRWSRCATIKPEAHVPTPMSHWYWNTSEVFAYASGAHCFGNGIQYAHGGISIQECLLPDLIFQGDAAVPDSVSRIVDVQWVKMRCRVVVEPFTAGMTVDIRTKASDAASSLASPKPVDSDGRAGLLIEDDTIEGTTASVVLLDVSGRVMAKRPTIIGGED, encoded by the coding sequence ATGACTCAAACTGAACGAGAACATACAACGCTCATTGAGGCCCTGCAAAAGTCCCTTTCAAATGCAGGACGCAATGCCCCTGGCGAAGTCCAGCCTGTCGCTATACTCTGGCCGGATGCTGATGGCCAATGGCAACCGCTTGTTGAGCAGCTACGCCGCACAATGCCGGAATTACTGGTGTATGGGGCATACACTCCGGAACAACGCCAAGGACCGGCCATCTGGTTGCGCTGCATAATAGAGCGTGCATTGGCCGCACCGGCTCTCCCTGAAAAAAGAATTCCAATAGTCTACATGCCAAAGATTACCAGGCAGATATTGCGTGCCGTAGATGAATGCCCTGAAAGCCTCCGGCCACTGGTGGAGTTGCAATACCGTGGTGTTACTTGGTGTCAGCGCAATGGCAGGGACTGGACCGTTGAAGCGTTTCTGGTTTCAGAAGAAAGTGGTCTTGGCCTTGATGTGGCCAAAGATGATTCAACCCGCCGCGCTATGCGCGGATCGCTGCCGCAGCTGGCTGTTACTTCATTATTGCGCCTTCGTGGCAAACGACTTGAAGCCGAGGATTTTGACAAGTTGATGGTTGAAGACACTCCGCGAAACCTTCTTGAATGGCTCAGTGAGCCAAGGGAAGCGCGGGAACGCTGGGACCACGCACGATGGACCGCTTTCTGTTCAAGATGTAAAGCGGAATACGGTTTTGACCCTGAACGCGATGGCGAGATTGTGGCCGGCGAGAAGCTCGGCTTACTGGAAGATGCTTGGACAGGAGTTTGGGATCGGTTTGTCGAGGCACCATCCCTATACCCTGGGATTCCAAGTCTCCTGCGCAAAGCCAAGCCTGCTATCCTGACCTTCAAGAAAGAAACCTGGCCAGATGAGAATGACACCGCTGAAAATAATTTGCGAGAAGCATTATGCGAATTCACCAATCTTCCGCCAGCCGAAGCCCGAACAACCCTCACGAAGTTGGAGATCGAACATGCCCCAAGACGGCAATGGGTGTGGACACAGCTTGGGATGAGCCCTCTGGCAAAATCTCTAGAGTACTTGACCACATTATCAGAACGCACCGTGTCATCGCTAGGGGGGGACTCCCCAAAAACGATGGCAGACTTATACGCGCAGGGGGCCTATTTGGCAGATGATTCAGTGCTTCGCGCTCTGGCTGAAGTCCGTAGTGCCGAGGACTGGCGCGCTGTCTCTGCCGTGATTCACGCGATCTACATGCCATGGTTGCAGGATGCTGCCGAACATTTCCAGAAACTTGTCGCGGCAAATCCGCTTCCCACTCATGATAACCAGACCGATGAGATAATAGCAGAATCGGGAACATGCATCCTCTTCGTAGATGGTTTGCGCTTTGATTTAGGAGTCCGTCTCTCACAACTATCGCAGGAGCACAAACTCCGAATAACTCAAAACCGGCGGTGGGCGGCTCTTCCTACCGTAACGGCCACGGCAAAACCGGCTGTTTCACCAATACATAAAAAGATCGTGGGGCATCGCTTGGCTGCCGATTTTGCTCCAGAAATTCAAGATGCCGGTCAGCCTCTTATCTCATCACGGTTCAAGGATATGGTTATTGGAATGGGGTTCCAGTGGCTCTCTGAAACTGAAATTGGAAAACCTTTTAATGCGGATGCCAAGGCCTGGACAGAGTACGGAGAGTTCGACAAACTCGGTCACACCATGCAGGCCAAACTCGCAACCCAAGTCAGCAATCATTTGGAACTTCTTATAAATCGAATTGACTCGCTGATTGACGCCGGCTGGAAACAGGTGCGCGTTGTCACCGATCACGGCTGGCTTATGGTTCCCAGCGGTTTGCCTTCAATGGTTCTTCCTAAATACTTGGTGGAAAGCCGCTGGTCCAGATGTGCAACCATTAAACCGGAAGCGCATGTGCCGACACCGATGTCCCATTGGTATTGGAACACTTCCGAGGTCTTTGCATATGCATCAGGGGCACATTGTTTCGGTAATGGCATACAATATGCTCACGGTGGAATCAGCATCCAGGAATGTCTGCTCCCCGATTTGATTTTTCAAGGCGACGCGGCGGTGCCTGACTCTGTGTCGCGAATTGTTGACGTGCAGTGGGTAAAGATGCGATGCCGGGTGGTGGTAGAGCCCTTTACGGCCGGCATGACCGTAGATATCAGGACCAAAGCAAGCGATGCCGCTTCAAGCTTGGCTTCACCCAAACCAGTTGACAGCGATGGACGTGCTGGGTTATTGATAGAGGATGATACGATTGAAGGGACAACAGCTAGTGTGGTTCTTTTGGACGTTTCCGGTCGGGTTATGGCTAAGCGCCCGACAATTATTGGCGGCGAGGATTAA